Proteins from a single region of Meles meles chromosome 10, mMelMel3.1 paternal haplotype, whole genome shotgun sequence:
- the LOC123951685 gene encoding galectin-3-like, protein MADSFSLNDALSGSGNPNPQGWPGQWGNQPAGAGGYPGASYPGAYPGQAPPGSYPGQAPPGGYPRQAPPGGYPRQAPPGGYPGQAPPGTYPGPTAPAYPGPPASGAHPGQPSGPGAYPPPGQPSAPGAQPAAGAFGIPAGPLTVPYDLPLPRGVMPRMLITILGTTKPNANRFALDFKRGNDVAFHFNPRFNEDNKRVIVCNTKLDNIWGKEERQAIFPFESGKPFKIQVLVESDHFKVAVNDAHLLQYNHRMKNLQEISKLGISGDIDLTSASHIMI, encoded by the coding sequence ATGGCAGACAGTTTTTCACTTAATGATGCTTTATCTGGGTCTGGAAACCCAAACCCTCAAGGATGGCCTGGTCAATGGGGAAACCAGCCTGCTGGAGCAGGGGGCTATCCAGGGGCTTCCTATCCTGGTGCCTACCCTGGACAAGCTCCTCCTGGCAGTTATCCTGGACAGGCCCCTCCTGGCGGCTACCCTAGACAGGCCCCTCCTGGCGGCTACCCTAGACAGGCCCCTCCTGGCGGCTATCCTGGACAGGCACCTCCAGGCACGTACCCTGGCCCAACAGCTCCTGCTTATCCTGGACCACCCGCATCAGGAGCCCACCCTGGGCAACCGAGTGGGCCCGGGGCCTACCCGCCTCCTGGACAGCCAAGTGCTCCTGGAGCCCAGCCCGCTGCTGGTGCCTTTGGCATCCCTGCTGGACCACTGACTGTACCTTATGACCTGCCCTTGCCCAGAGGAGTCATGCCTCGCATGCTGATAACAATTCTGGGCACAACGAAGCCCAATGCAAACAGATTTGCTTTAGATTTCAAGAGAGGGAATGACGTTGCTTTCCACTTTAACCCACGCTTCAATGAGGACAACAAGAGAGTCATTGTTTGCAATACAAAGCTGGATAAcatctggggaaaggaagaaagacaggcgATTTTCCCATTCGAAAGTGGTAAGCCATTCAAAATACAAGTGCTGGTTGAATCTGACCATTTCAAGGTTGCGGTCAATGATGCTCACTTGTTGCAGTACAATCATCGGATGAAAAATCTCCAGGAAATCAGCAAACTGGGAATTTCTGGTGACATAGATCTCACCAGTGCTTCACACATTATGATATAA